Proteins from one Salarias fasciatus chromosome 14, fSalaFa1.1, whole genome shotgun sequence genomic window:
- the LOC115400368 gene encoding mitochondrial intermediate peptidase: protein MSACRRLFYLVKHRSLWIHLRRNVTTWSPVGAAFNTKPHRRLDLLEKNVGLFGVPELTCPAGFQLATKTALKNTEKLVEKACSCPPGAETVETFDQLSDGLCKVADLADFVKVAHPDPAFREAAEKTCMEIGTVVEKLNTNVELCKSLKNLLDDPDIVAQLDPDTRRVAELFMFDFEISGIHLDDKLRKEAVSLHVKLLDLNNEFLIGSHVPNRIAKSAIPEHLHIHFLKEGSFVQVGGLHADSPDDLVREIAYRIYLYPNADLMNCLEELLRCRYKLAKLVGYESFGHRALKGTMAKTPETVMSFLKLLTDKLSHRTAKDFQMMRDMKKKINPRNSELMPWDHPYLSGVLRAERFNIEPSLYSPYLSLGACMEGLNNLFSQLYGVSLMSEHPSAGEVWNEDVRKLAVVHESEGLLGYIYCDFFHRPDKPHQDCHFTIRGGRRCQESGQYQLPVVVLMLSLPHPTKSAPTLLTPGMMENLFHEMGHAMHSMLGRTRYQHVTGTRCATDFAEVPSILMEYFATDYRVISQFARHYQTGQPLPESMVARLCESKKVCGAADTQLQIFYAVLDQIYHGKPQNCSTTETLKNMQQKFYGLPYTPNTAWQLRFSHLIGYGAKYYSYLMSRAVASMVWKQCFVQDPLNRDMGERYRREMLAHGGAKEPMLMVEGMLQRRPSIEDFVDALVSELNPNFETFLMDSES, encoded by the exons ATGTCTGCTTGTCGGAGACTGTTTTACCTGGTTAAACACCGGAGCCTGTGGATACATCTCCGGAGAAATGTCACCACATGGTCGCCAGTTGGAGCTGCTTTCAATACCAAGCCTCACAGGAGGCTGGATCTGCTGGAGAAAAACGTG GGTTTGTTTGGGGTGCCAGAGCTGACCTGTCCTGCAGGCTTCCAGCTCGCCACAAAAACAGCTCTGAAGAACACAGAGAAACTGGTGGAGAAGGCTTGCTCGTGTCCCCCAGGAGCTGAGACAGTGGAGACTTTTGACCAGCTCTCAGATGGCTTATGTAAAGTAGCCGATCTG GCAGACTTTGTGAAAGTAGCTCATCCTGATCCTGCGTTTCgtgaagctgcagagaaaacctGTATGGAAATCGGTACGGTTGTGGAAAA actAAATACTAACGTCGAGTTATGTAAGAGTCTGAAGAATTTGCTGGACGATCCAGACATCGTAGCTCAGTTGGACCCAGACACGAG GCGGGTGGCAGAGTTGTTCATGTTTGACTTTGAAATTAGTGGAATTCATCTGGATGACAAACTG AGGAAAGAGGCCGTCAGCCTTCACGTGAAACTTTTGGATCTGAACAATGAGTTTCTGATCGGTTCTCATGTGCCAAACAGAATTGCAAAGTCTGCAATTCCTGAGCATCTGCACATACACTTTCTCAAGGAAGGGAGCTTCGTTCAAGTGGGGGGCTTACATGCAGATTCCCCTGATGATTTG GTGCGGGAGATCGCCTACAGGATTTACCTCTATCCAAACGCAGACCTGATGAActgtctggaggagctgctgaggtgCAGATACAAGCTGGCCAAGCTGGTGGGCTACGAGTCCTTCGGACACAGAGCCCTGAAGGGAACCATGGCCAAAACACCAG AAACCGTAATGAGTTTCCTGAAGCTGTTAACAGACAAGCTGTCACACAG aacAGCAAAAGACTTTCAGATGATGAGggacatgaagaagaaaatcaacCCTCGTAATTCA GAGCTGATGCCGTGGGATCATCCTTACCTCAGTGGTGTTCTGCGTGCTGAAAG GTTCAACATCGAGCCCAGCCTGTACAGCCCGTACCTGTCTCTGGGCGCCTGCATGGAGGGTCTGAACAACCTCTTCTCTCAGCTCTACGGCGTCTCCCTCATGTCTGAGCATCCCAGTGCGGGAGAGGTGTGGAACGAGGACGTCCGCAAGCTG GCTGTCGTGCATGAGTCGGAGGGTTTACTTGGGTATATTTACTGCGACTTTTTCCATCGTCCAGATAAACCTCATCAg GACTGTCACTTCACCATCcgcggcggccgccgctgccAGGAGTCGGGTCAGTACCAGCTGCCGGTGGTGGTGCTGATGCTGAGCCTTCCTCACCCCACCAAGAGCGCGCCGACGCTACTCACCCCCGGCATGATGGAGAACCTCTTCCACGAGATGGGACACGCCATGCACTCCATGCTGGGGCGCACTCGCTACCAGCACGTCACAG GAACCAGATGTGCGACTGATTTTGCAGAAGTGCCATCCATCCTGATGGAGTACTTTGCCACTGACTATCGAGTCATCAGTCAGTTTGCACGTCATTACCAAACCGGACAG CCTCTCCCTGAGAGCATGGTGGCTCGCCTCTGCGAGTCGAAGAAGGTGTGCGGAGCTGCAGACACCCAGCTGCAG ATTTTCTACGCGGTCTTGGACCAGATCTACCACGGCAAACCTCAGAACTGCTCCACCACCGAAACCCTGAAGAACATGCAGCAGAAGTTCTACGGTTTGCCCTATACGCCCAATACG GCCTGGCAGCTGAGATTCAGCCATCTGATTGGCTACGGAGCCAAGTACTACTCTTACCTGATGTCTCGGGCCGTGGCCTCCATGGTGTGGAAGCAGTGCTTCGTTCAGGATCCGCTCAACAG GGACATGGGTGAGCGTTACCGTCGGGAAATGTTGGCTCACGGCGGAGCGAAGGAGCCCATGCTGATGGTAGAGG GCATGCTGCAAAGACGGCCGTCTATCGAGGACTTTGTGGACGCCTTGGTGTCTGAGCTCAACCCCAACTTTGAGACCTTCCTCATGGACTCGGAAAGCTGA